A portion of the Pseudomonadota bacterium genome contains these proteins:
- the folP gene encoding dihydropteroate synthase, translating into MVREIQLNGSPLIMGILNITPDSFYDGGMYYKTEDAVKQALQMIEDGADIIDVGGESTRPFSELISVDDELKRVIPVIENIRSQSDIIISIDTNKAQVVEEARLAGADIVNDISGFMFDPDMAETVGKLNMYAVIMHIKGTPKDMQQNPRYEDVMSEIKSFFIERIAFARNHGVNEEHIIIDPGIGFGKRVEDNLKIIKQLSDFRELCRPILVGTSMKSFIGHVTDSPLQERVEGTLASVAISVWNGANIVRVHDVKKTKKVVKLVSAIMSS; encoded by the coding sequence ATGGTCAGGGAGATACAGCTTAACGGCAGCCCTCTCATAATGGGGATTTTAAATATTACCCCTGATTCCTTCTATGATGGGGGCATGTATTACAAAACAGAAGATGCGGTAAAACAAGCCCTGCAAATGATTGAAGATGGGGCGGATATTATAGATGTAGGGGGGGAATCCACAAGACCTTTTTCAGAACTTATTTCCGTTGATGATGAATTGAAAAGGGTTATACCTGTCATAGAAAACATACGATCTCAATCTGATATCATTATATCCATAGACACTAATAAAGCTCAGGTTGTTGAGGAAGCTCGTCTGGCCGGAGCCGATATCGTAAACGACATAAGCGGATTCATGTTTGATCCGGATATGGCGGAAACTGTCGGTAAACTTAACATGTATGCGGTTATCATGCACATAAAGGGAACACCGAAGGATATGCAGCAAAACCCCCGGTATGAAGATGTTATGTCTGAGATAAAGTCATTCTTCATTGAAAGGATAGCTTTCGCTCGGAATCATGGAGTTAATGAAGAACATATTATTATTGACCCGGGTATCGGCTTCGGTAAAAGGGTTGAAGATAATCTGAAAATCATCAAGCAACTCAGTGACTTCAGGGAGCTGTGCAGACCAATCCTTGTGGGAACATCAATGAAGTCTTTCATCGGACATGTTACGGATTCTCCGCTCCAGGAAAGGGTCGAAGGTACGCTTGCAAGTGTTGCCATATCAGTCTGGAACGGGGCAAATATCGTCAGGGTCCATGATGTGAAAAAGACAAAAAAGGTTGTGAAGCTTGTTTCTGCAATAATGAGTTCATAG
- the cdaA gene encoding diadenylate cyclase CdaA codes for MIPTIRWQDILDILIVSTILYRTFLLIKGTRAIQLIIGFIIIFFVFYFSKKLELFTLGWILNNFVGSIILVIVVIFQNDIRRMLIALGRSPFFKNITYVEETMFYDELSNACIIMGKRKTGALIVLEREIGLEEFMEIGIKMDASVNTELILSIFQQTSPLHDGALIIREGKIRAASCILPLTLKDGLDKAFGTRHRAAVGITEITDAVAVVVSEEKGWISYAYKGEIFTKIDGDELKKVLKKLLI; via the coding sequence ATGATACCAACAATTCGCTGGCAGGATATTTTAGACATTTTGATCGTTTCCACGATTCTTTACCGGACATTCCTGCTGATAAAGGGAACAAGGGCAATACAGCTCATTATAGGTTTTATCATTATCTTCTTTGTCTTTTATTTCTCAAAGAAGCTTGAGCTTTTCACGCTTGGATGGATTCTTAACAACTTTGTCGGTTCAATAATACTTGTTATTGTTGTAATATTTCAAAACGACATAAGAAGGATGCTCATAGCTCTCGGAAGAAGCCCTTTCTTTAAAAATATTACATATGTTGAAGAAACTATGTTTTACGATGAGCTTTCCAATGCATGCATAATTATGGGTAAAAGAAAAACAGGGGCACTGATTGTTCTTGAACGCGAAATAGGACTTGAAGAATTCATGGAGATTGGCATAAAGATGGATGCAAGTGTAAATACAGAACTTATATTGAGCATTTTCCAGCAGACATCTCCTCTACATGACGGTGCGTTGATAATCAGAGAGGGCAAGATCAGAGCCGCAAGCTGTATCCTTCCGCTGACATTAAAGGATGGGCTCGATAAAGCATTCGGCACGAGACACAGGGCTGCTGTCGGTATAACAGAGATTACAGATGCTGTTGCCGTAGTAGTTTCTGAAGAGAAGGGATGGATTTCGTATGCCTATAAAGGCGAGATATTCACAAAAATCGACGGTGATGAATTAAAAAAAGTGTTGAAGAAACTTTTAATATGA
- a CDS encoding CdaR family protein: MMNFITKYILKDFKLKTLSLVLASMLWLAVSYMGVSKMSISVRVSADKLSRDLIVSKMDTDEVLVTLNGPVSMLKDIRARDIGISLDLSNVKEGRYVYDLQKNNVRAPKGIQVEEVKPDYIVIEIDGTIEKTLKTIVKLEKKWIGMYSIKSWTPRYVNVEGSGNALKNIESIETIPVDGNFISVEETIDVPLDAKNLIIRKVKPDIVKVILRRN, encoded by the coding sequence ATGATGAACTTCATAACCAAATATATACTTAAAGACTTCAAGCTCAAAACCCTCTCTCTGGTTCTTGCCTCAATGCTGTGGCTTGCCGTTTCCTATATGGGAGTATCAAAAATGAGCATCTCAGTACGGGTTTCTGCCGACAAATTGAGCAGGGATCTTATTGTAAGCAAGATGGATACTGACGAAGTGCTTGTTACGCTTAACGGTCCGGTATCGATGCTCAAAGATATTCGTGCCCGCGACATAGGGATATCGCTTGACCTGTCAAACGTGAAAGAAGGACGATATGTCTATGATCTGCAAAAAAACAATGTCCGTGCACCAAAAGGTATTCAAGTCGAGGAGGTCAAACCTGACTATATTGTTATAGAGATTGATGGGACCATAGAAAAAACATTGAAAACAATTGTAAAATTGGAAAAAAAATGGATTGGCATGTATAGTATAAAATCCTGGACTCCCCGTTATGTGAATGTAGAAGGTTCAGGAAATGCACTGAAAAACATTGAGTCTATTGAAACTATTCCGGTGGATGGCAACTTTATATCTGTAGAAGAAACAATTGATGTTCCATTAGATGCTAAAAATTTGATAATAAGGAAAGTTAAACCCGATATAGTTAAGGTCATCCTTAGGAGAAATTAG
- a CDS encoding pyridoxine 5'-phosphate synthase, whose protein sequence is MQKLMVNIDHVATLREARGTNYPDPVFAAGLAETAGASGIIIHLREDRRHIKDRDLTILRETVKTKLNLEMAATAEMVNIARNVRPDMITLVPEKREELTTEGGLDAVGLSEKLKGVIAGAKEKGIKVSLFIDPEEEQILEAHKIGADMIEIHTGAYSDAKNEVIHEKELRKVVNAAKRGKELGLGVNAGHGLHYHNVKEIVAIRDIDELSIGHSIIARAVFVGLDKAIRDMLALMR, encoded by the coding sequence ATGCAAAAACTGATGGTGAATATTGATCATGTAGCAACATTACGGGAGGCAAGAGGAACAAATTATCCTGATCCTGTTTTTGCTGCAGGTCTGGCAGAGACGGCAGGCGCTTCAGGGATTATAATACATTTACGGGAAGACAGACGTCATATTAAAGACAGGGACCTGACTATTTTAAGAGAGACAGTAAAAACAAAACTGAACCTTGAAATGGCTGCCACTGCGGAAATGGTGAACATAGCAAGGAACGTAAGGCCTGATATGATAACGCTTGTTCCTGAAAAAAGGGAAGAACTAACAACAGAAGGCGGACTTGATGCGGTCGGTCTTTCCGAAAAACTCAAAGGTGTTATCGCCGGTGCAAAGGAAAAAGGGATTAAAGTAAGTCTTTTTATCGACCCGGAAGAAGAACAGATTCTGGAAGCACACAAAATAGGGGCGGATATGATTGAGATACATACCGGCGCTTATAGTGATGCTAAAAATGAAGTAATACACGAGAAGGAATTAAGAAAGGTGGTTAATGCTGCAAAAAGAGGAAAAGAATTAGGGTTAGGCGTAAATGCAGGACACGGTCTGCATTATCATAATGTAAAGGAAATAGTTGCGATACGGGATATCGACGAACTGAGCATCGGCCACAGTATAATTGCAAGGGCAGTTTT